The following nucleotide sequence is from Dermacentor silvarum isolate Dsil-2018 unplaced genomic scaffold, BIME_Dsil_1.4 Seq3747, whole genome shotgun sequence.
TCATGTATGGTCTTGACGTGCGACAGGAGAGGGCGTATACCTTCGGATAATATGTGATGGCCCAAAAATTTGAGGTCAGATGCGCCAAAAACACACTTGGAGGCGTTCACAATCAGACCGTAGTGTTGAAGACGTTGGAACAGAGCACGTAGATGATGCTCATGCTCTTCGGGCGTAGGGCTAGCGATGAGGACATCATCAAGATACGCAAACACAGTAGAAAGGCCCCGCGTGACCTCAGGGATGAACCACTGGAGGGTTGAGCCGAATTGCGGAGTCCAAACCACATCCTCACGTACTCAAGCAAACCAAAGGGCGTCGTGATGCCGGTCTTAGGTATGTTGGCGGGCTCGACGGGAATTTGGTGTTACGCCTTTACCAGGTGCCCTTTGCTAAAATGGTTCAGTCGTCAGGACGCAATGTAAAATTCTGGATGTGAGGCAGCGGATAGCTGTCGTGGACAGTCTTGGCGTTCAGCACTCGATAATCTCCGCTGGGACGCCAGCCAGTGGGATCACGCATGGGCACTACATGCAGCGGAGAAGCCCACGCACTGGAAGACGGGCGTATAATGCCAAGCTACAGCATGTGGTCGAACTCCCGTTTAACCATAGCTAGACGGTCCCCAGACAAACAGCATGGTCGAGCGACGGCTGGTGGGCCATGGGTGACGATGTGGTGTGTCACTGTATGTTTAGGCGGCTGAGTGGGGTTGCATGGCTTTGTTAACTCCGGAAAATCCACCAAGGTTTTTTTTTAGAACGGGGAGAAAGgtatcagcgtgcggatgcccaAGGGTGCAACGTCGGACAGGACTCCAGAGATGGAGAGACGAGTAAGACCGTCTGTGAGGGGATGACGTCGCACGCTGACGTCCAAGTCAGAGTATGAGAGGAAGTCCGAGCCGATGATCGGGTGAACCACGTCTACGATGACCAAGACCTACCGAAAAGTGCGGTGAAGGCCGAAGTCGAGGGTTAGAGATCGGAGTCCGTACGTCGCTATAGACGAGGCATTCACAACACGAAGCGACTCCCCAGGTGCGCTGGAACAATCAGCCTTAGTTGGAGGAACCACGCTGATTTCCGCGCCCGTGTCTATAAGGAACCGGTTGCCGGAGAACTTGTCGTTTACCAGAAAAAGGCGGCTGGGACTAAAAGCGAGACCACACGCCGCCGTCAGTGATCCTGGTGGGCTTTTCCCGGCCACGAACAGGGAGGTCTGCACTTCGTGCCTCGTAGTCGGAAACGCCGGTGGTACCAGCACAGAGGTGAAAGGCTGGGACTTCGAGCTTCACGTGTGCGCGAAAGAGCGTGATGACCGAGACGAGGCAAATGGGTCTTGTGAAGGTGGCTCCGGAGTGCTGCGATTGAGGCGGCAAGCTCGTCGATGCGAGCCCCAAGGTGCGATATCGCCGGGACTGTAGGTGGTAAGACAGCGGTGACGGACGGGAAGGTCGCCTTATGATCCTGATCGGCGAGTTGCACGCGGCGGTCGAGGGTGACGTGGCCGGTCGAGGGTAACGTGGAAAGGTGTTGGATCAAAAGCTCGCGGAGCATCGTTGAGTGGAGTGGGTGGGCACGTTGCAGTCCCCGAAAAGCTGTTGCATCCGGCGCAGTAGTTGGGAGGGACGCCGGTCGCCAAGGTCCGCCTCGGAAAGCAGCTGCTGAAGGCGGGTGCATTCGGACGGCATGAATCTCTCCAGCACCTTGGTCTTGAGGTGCTGATATGGTGTAGTGCGCGCGGGGGTGGAGAGGACATCCGAGAGGTCGCCGGCAACATCAGTAGGAAGGACTGAGGCGACGTGGTAGTAACGCGCCGTTTCCAACATAATGCTGTCGAGGTAGATCTGTGCCTTGATCTGGCGAAACGGAACTTGCGGGTTCTGGATCCAGAAGGGTGGGAGGAGCATTTGCACCAACGAGAATTCCTGCGCACGTGAGTTCTGCATGGTCAGTGGAGGGTGCGGCCGGATCAATCATTGTTTTTGACCTGGTTCACCACTTCTAGGCTTATGCTTCAGGAATGAAGGAAAGACACTGCTGACCCGAATCG
It contains:
- the LOC119435011 gene encoding uncharacterized protein LOC119435011; translated protein: MQNSRAQEFSLVQMLLPPFWIQNPQVPFRQIKAQIYLDSIMLETARYYHVASVLPTDVAGDLSDVLSTPARTTPYQHLKTKVLERFMPSECTRLQQLLSEADLGDRRPSQLLRRMQQLFGDCNVPTHSTQRCSASF